The Syngnathus scovelli strain Florida chromosome 19, RoL_Ssco_1.2, whole genome shotgun sequence region CTTTTCTCTGCGACTTCTCTCTCACCTGCTTTGTTTGCCGATTGTTATCGCCAGCAACCGTGCACCTACGGACGAGATCCATTGCGTACGAGTCCATCTTACGGCAACGGCAAGCGGACCCCGGCCTCAGCGGCACgtccactccactccactccactccactccactccactttGAGAAGCACCAATcggcaaagtctgctttattgtcaaattCTTTCCACGTAGCAGACGAATGGAAATGACAAGACAGCAAGTAACAATTGTGTCAAAGCAGAACTCACCGAATGCAAAATGAAGAAATCAGAGGTGGTTGGCAGAAACAAATACACGGCATGTTTCACAATTGGCTTGTGCTTTGGTTCCAATATTTATGCTCCCTGGCAATAAATCTGTATTTGTATCCGTACGGCCGTAGATGGTACGCCAGGTACTCCAGAGCATAGAGTCGAACAGCGTAAATGTAGTGAAAGGACACGGCGAAATCGGAACAGCAGCCTGgaccctggaggagaagaaagtCACAATTCAATTCGATGCATCGGTAGCACGCAAGTCGGTGTCTGGTCTTCTTACTTGAACGGGAGGGTAGTGCTCATAAGCCAGGTACCAAGGGGTCTTTTGGAACTGTCTGACCAAGTGAAGCTCTGGAGGGAAAGGATGGAAGGTTTGCCGGGCTTTCACGTCTCTGGTATCCAGCGGCGCCACCTTCATGGTCTCCATACACTTGCCCAGAGCCACGTCCTCggtggaagagaagtggccgcaCGCCCCTGTCCTGAAACCTCGGATATATCTTCTCAGGGCTTCCTTGCTGAGGACGTAGCCGGCGCCGCCGCTCATATAGCCTTGGCGGAGAAAAGGTTTAAACCTTCTTCCCAGGTAGAAAGGCTTCTCGGGATCCAGAGCGGACAACATGTAGAGGAGATTCTCCACAATCACGTAGGTG contains the following coding sequences:
- the c1galt1a gene encoding glycoprotein-N-acetylgalactosamine 3-beta-galactosyltransferase 1 isoform X1 — translated: MKFRSRSIFFTGLMIGFTSLRYFSHSNWPPKSHTQDAWQGDQQGVNLSRTRNSGQTSRILCWIMTGPKTMESRTKHVKETWAKRCHVVLYMSSVQSDFPTVKLNVSEGRENLYRKTVGAFEYIYGRHLDNAEWFLKADDDTYVIVENLLYMLSALDPEKPFYLGRRFKPFLRQGYMSGGAGYVLSKEALRRYIRGFRTGACGHFSSTEDVALGKCMETMKVAPLDTRDVKARQTFHPFPPELHLVRQFQKTPWYLAYEHYPPVQGPGCCSDFAVSFHYIYAVRLYALEYLAYHLRPYGYKYRFIAREHKYWNQSTSQL
- the c1galt1a gene encoding glycoprotein-N-acetylgalactosamine 3-beta-galactosyltransferase 1 isoform X2; translated protein: MLAEGVNLSRTRNSGQTSRILCWIMTGPKTMESRTKHVKETWAKRCHVVLYMSSVQSDFPTVKLNVSEGRENLYRKTVGAFEYIYGRHLDNAEWFLKADDDTYVIVENLLYMLSALDPEKPFYLGRRFKPFLRQGYMSGGAGYVLSKEALRRYIRGFRTGACGHFSSTEDVALGKCMETMKVAPLDTRDVKARQTFHPFPPELHLVRQFQKTPWYLAYEHYPPVQGPGCCSDFAVSFHYIYAVRLYALEYLAYHLRPYGYKYRFIAREHKYWNQSTSQL